One window of the Chryseobacterium camelliae genome contains the following:
- a CDS encoding tetratricopeptide repeat protein — translation MKDIMNMSMNVKKIALGAAVVFFTGFASAQTLQDGINSIDSDKFAQAKTNFTDMVAKAPTAENYFYLGNTYLRQSEPDYAKATESFNKGLAADSKSYLNKIGLAAVKLGKGDKAAVAEIQKIVTDSREKDAEVLFRAAEALTLFDKNNSPDLAIQYLNKAIERAKKDVPAYYYYTLGDAYRLKKIPGDAMTAYDKALPLAKNKASVYTRIGTLWMAAQQWQQAKTSIEKAIATDPTYAPAYKAMAAYDIRYQENAKATQDLINYTKYADEDPYTQLEIAKLYFTNEDYTNSKAILDKIFDKIDDPIKFKLRAYQLYAEGKYAEAKQNMDNFVSKAEKSRIQPADQGLQGLIAAGLAKTETDAAKKTALTTEAQQKIAIAKAAKDETMKWDMELAKISGGGAASQATVDAGPTNPTIEGLKQKVAANAQDTDSLFKLATAYQDAKNWNGAIQTWQKMNALLPDWAPGYYSLGYSYQQSGNNDAAKAAYEKFISTVKPADQEANKQTLAYAYFAVAYMEKDSNAAKAKEYVAKSIQLDPAYQDAVKLNAEINK, via the coding sequence ATGAAAGATATAATGAATATGAGTATGAATGTAAAAAAGATTGCTTTAGGAGCAGCCGTAGTATTTTTTACCGGTTTTGCTTCTGCGCAAACATTACAGGACGGTATTAACAGTATAGACAGTGATAAATTTGCCCAGGCGAAAACTAATTTTACTGATATGGTTGCCAAGGCACCAACGGCCGAGAATTATTTCTATCTTGGGAATACATACCTGAGACAGTCTGAGCCGGATTATGCCAAAGCCACTGAAAGTTTCAACAAAGGACTTGCCGCAGACAGCAAAAGCTACCTGAATAAAATAGGATTGGCTGCTGTGAAACTGGGAAAAGGCGATAAAGCTGCTGTTGCAGAGATACAGAAAATTGTTACCGACTCAAGAGAAAAGGATGCTGAAGTGCTTTTCAGAGCCGCTGAAGCCTTAACTCTTTTTGATAAAAATAACTCACCGGATTTAGCGATCCAGTACCTGAATAAAGCAATTGAAAGAGCTAAGAAAGATGTTCCTGCGTACTACTATTATACATTAGGTGACGCTTACCGCTTAAAGAAAATTCCTGGTGATGCGATGACTGCATACGATAAAGCTTTGCCATTAGCAAAAAATAAAGCGTCCGTATATACCAGAATCGGTACCCTATGGATGGCTGCACAACAATGGCAGCAGGCTAAAACCAGCATTGAGAAAGCCATTGCAACGGATCCTACTTATGCCCCTGCCTACAAAGCAATGGCAGCGTATGATATCCGATACCAGGAAAATGCAAAAGCTACTCAGGATCTGATCAACTATACCAAGTATGCTGATGAAGATCCGTATACTCAGTTGGAAATTGCCAAGTTGTATTTTACCAATGAGGATTATACCAATTCAAAAGCGATCTTAGATAAGATTTTTGATAAGATTGATGATCCGATCAAATTTAAATTAAGAGCTTATCAGCTGTATGCTGAAGGTAAGTATGCCGAAGCGAAACAGAATATGGATAATTTCGTGTCAAAAGCTGAAAAATCAAGGATCCAGCCGGCTGACCAGGGTCTTCAGGGATTAATCGCTGCAGGACTTGCTAAGACGGAAACCGATGCCGCTAAGAAAACAGCTTTAACTACTGAGGCACAGCAGAAGATTGCTATTGCTAAAGCTGCAAAAGATGAAACAATGAAGTGGGACATGGAGCTGGCTAAAATCTCAGGGGGAGGAGCAGCCTCTCAGGCTACTGTTGATGCAGGGCCTACCAATCCTACCATTGAAGGATTGAAGCAGAAAGTGGCTGCCAATGCTCAGGATACAGATTCTCTGTTTAAACTGGCAACAGCATACCAGGATGCTAAAAACTGGAACGGAGCGATCCAGACATGGCAGAAAATGAATGCCCTTCTTCCTGACTGGGCTCCCGGTTACTACAGCTTAGGATACTCTTATCAGCAGTCTGGTAATAATGATGCTGCAAAGGCTGCCTATGAAAAATTCATCAGCACCGTTAAACCTGCAGATCAGGAAGCCAATAAGCAGACGCTGGCCTATGCCTATTTTGCCGTGGCTTATATGGAGAAAGATTCAAATGCGGCTAAAGCAAAAGAATATGTAGCAAAATCAATACAGTTGGATCCTGCTTACCAGGATGCAGTGAAGCTGAATGCAGAAATCAATAAATAA
- a CDS encoding lipocalin family protein — translation MKKLALLFAGLSLFVATGCNDDDNTPMEYPIVGTWQPVKQVVTVVPVSGTPVSDGISFDTTCQKTSRWVFKEGNTGKRTDNGDSATPGQCQATFDRNFTYTYDKSSKAVEMKYQGIVAPDKGKVVTLNDTTLNIAFEDTTDPTEYKSVTYTLKRIPQ, via the coding sequence ATGAAGAAATTAGCATTACTATTTGCAGGTCTGTCATTATTTGTAGCTACCGGATGTAACGATGATGACAACACTCCCATGGAATATCCGATTGTAGGCACATGGCAGCCTGTAAAACAAGTGGTAACCGTTGTTCCTGTTTCAGGTACTCCTGTTTCAGACGGGATTTCTTTTGATACGACCTGTCAGAAAACATCCAGATGGGTATTTAAAGAAGGGAATACAGGGAAAAGGACCGATAATGGAGACAGTGCTACACCAGGCCAGTGCCAGGCTACTTTCGACCGTAATTTTACGTATACGTATGACAAAAGCAGCAAAGCCGTTGAAATGAAATACCAGGGAATTGTAGCACCGGACAAAGGCAAAGTGGTTACTCTTAATGATACTACACTGAACATTGCTTTTGAAGATACTACAGATCCTACCGAATATAAATCCGTAACCTATACCCTGAAGAGAATCCCTCAGTAA
- a CDS encoding PstS family phosphate ABC transporter substrate-binding protein, whose amino-acid sequence MKNSFKVLSIVLCSFVLLNCKKEEKSPSYYKGEMTILTDESFKSVTEALADGYMISYPDAKIKVVTKKEDLGFIDLLNDKARVAVMSRDLTPKEIKTYEEHVELKFLPARFAADAVIFIVPKESSRQSISMEEIKNGMMSESKPFIFDGTNSSNLNFVAQKLKRQPKELQFSVIPGNQNIIEELSKYPDKIGVIGLNTFSRPYDKLSEELRDKVKILPVQNGKASYLPDSEGLRKMKYPFTRVLYFLTNEGNFNIANGFIRYSCTQLGQMIVQKEGLQPYNLYRREVQMR is encoded by the coding sequence ATGAAGAATAGTTTTAAAGTCCTATCCATAGTATTGTGCAGTTTTGTACTGCTGAACTGTAAGAAAGAAGAAAAATCACCATCGTATTACAAAGGAGAAATGACCATTCTTACGGATGAGTCTTTCAAAAGTGTTACGGAAGCCCTTGCAGACGGATATATGATCAGTTATCCCGATGCTAAGATTAAGGTGGTTACCAAAAAAGAAGACCTAGGCTTCATAGACCTGCTGAATGATAAAGCGCGGGTTGCAGTCATGTCCAGAGACCTGACCCCGAAAGAAATCAAGACCTATGAGGAGCATGTAGAACTGAAGTTCCTGCCTGCAAGGTTTGCAGCAGATGCTGTTATTTTTATCGTTCCTAAAGAATCTTCCAGACAGAGTATCTCTATGGAGGAAATCAAAAACGGAATGATGTCTGAAAGCAAACCATTTATTTTTGACGGAACCAATTCAAGCAACTTGAATTTTGTCGCTCAGAAACTGAAAAGGCAACCGAAAGAGCTGCAGTTTTCAGTTATTCCTGGAAATCAGAATATCATAGAAGAACTGAGTAAATATCCGGATAAAATAGGTGTGATCGGCCTTAATACCTTCAGTAGACCTTATGATAAGCTGTCTGAAGAATTAAGGGATAAAGTGAAAATTCTTCCTGTTCAAAATGGTAAAGCTTCCTATCTGCCCGATTCTGAAGGACTCCGGAAAATGAAATATCCTTTTACAAGAGTATTGTATTTCCTGACCAATGAAGGAAACTTCAATATTGCTAACGGGTTCATCAGGTATTCATGTACCCAACTGGGTCAGATGATTGTACAGAAGGAAGGGCTTCAGCCTTACAATCTCTACAGGAGAGAAGTGCAGATGCGTTAA
- a CDS encoding MotA/TolQ/ExbB proton channel family protein encodes MEMNVSKNDEQVVARKAGGLNPAVIIPILFLIGVAIYLFVLGNPGNFKDADKLGGGSVAFSSVEGKDIHPESFLGIIYKGGVIVPILITFMITVIVFSFERYFVLSKAAGKGNLDNFVIQVRSLLNQNRVDEALEECDRQQGSVGNVVKEGLTTYKALSHDTTLNKEQKMVALNKAIEEATTLEMPMLEKNMMILSTLGTVATLVALLGTVIGMIKAFFALGSGGGTPDAAALSTGISEALINTALGIGTSAIAIILYNFFTSKIDGLTYKIDEIAMSIQQSFAEFN; translated from the coding sequence ATGGAAATGAATGTTTCAAAAAATGATGAGCAAGTAGTTGCTAGAAAAGCGGGAGGTTTAAACCCAGCTGTAATTATTCCTATTCTGTTTTTAATAGGAGTTGCTATTTATTTATTCGTTCTTGGTAATCCAGGAAATTTCAAGGATGCAGATAAACTGGGAGGTGGCTCTGTAGCTTTTTCAAGTGTTGAGGGGAAGGACATTCACCCAGAATCGTTTTTAGGAATTATCTACAAAGGAGGGGTAATTGTACCGATCCTGATTACATTTATGATCACTGTAATCGTGTTCTCTTTTGAAAGATATTTCGTGCTTAGCAAAGCTGCCGGAAAAGGAAACTTAGACAATTTCGTGATCCAGGTAAGAAGCCTGTTGAACCAGAACAGAGTTGACGAAGCTTTGGAAGAGTGCGACAGACAGCAAGGATCTGTAGGTAACGTTGTGAAAGAAGGTCTTACGACGTACAAGGCCCTTTCTCACGATACTACATTAAACAAAGAGCAGAAGATGGTAGCGCTTAACAAAGCGATTGAAGAGGCTACTACTCTTGAAATGCCAATGTTGGAGAAAAACATGATGATCCTTTCTACATTAGGTACTGTTGCAACATTAGTAGCGCTTTTAGGAACCGTAATCGGGATGATCAAGGCATTCTTCGCGTTAGGTTCAGGAGGTGGTACTCCGGATGCTGCTGCACTTTCTACAGGTATCTCCGAAGCATTGATCAACACGGCTTTAGGTATTGGTACTTCAGCAATCGCAATCATTCTTTACAACTTCTTTACTTCTAAAATTGACGGATTAACTTATAAGATCGATGAGATCGCTATGAGCATCCAGCAGTCTTTCGCTGAGTTCAACTAA
- a CDS encoding glycosyltransferase family 2 protein encodes MKELVSIITPCYNSAEFIEETIQSVLSQTYENWEWIITDDLSGDNTVEILREYNDPRIKVHILERNGGAGNARNKSLERAQGRYIAFLDSDDYWYPDYLETMVSTMKGKHKELVYCNYSRCNEQLQPVLKDFVADIPVTFKNLLKTCRLAPVSTMYDTRRVGKFFFPIKSKREDHVMWLNLLKEIPEGYPVQKTLAKYRMRENSVSRKKKNIIKDQYLVYKDFMGFSTLKSLYYTANWAANGFMKYSKFFN; translated from the coding sequence ATGAAAGAACTCGTCTCCATTATTACTCCCTGCTATAATTCTGCGGAATTTATAGAAGAGACCATCCAGTCTGTTCTCAGCCAGACCTATGAAAACTGGGAGTGGATCATTACAGACGATCTTTCCGGTGATAACACGGTTGAAATCCTGAGGGAATACAATGACCCCAGAATTAAAGTTCACATTCTCGAGCGCAATGGAGGAGCCGGAAATGCACGCAATAAAAGCCTTGAAAGAGCTCAGGGAAGATATATTGCATTCCTGGACTCAGATGATTACTGGTACCCCGACTACCTCGAAACGATGGTCAGTACCATGAAGGGTAAACACAAAGAGCTGGTATACTGTAATTATTCCAGATGCAATGAACAGCTCCAGCCTGTACTGAAGGACTTCGTTGCCGACATTCCCGTTACCTTTAAAAACCTGCTGAAAACCTGCCGGCTGGCACCGGTTTCTACTATGTATGATACCCGAAGAGTCGGAAAATTCTTTTTCCCGATCAAAAGCAAGCGTGAAGACCATGTGATGTGGCTCAATCTCCTGAAAGAAATCCCTGAAGGATATCCGGTACAGAAAACCCTGGCCAAATACAGGATGCGGGAAAACAGCGTGTCACGCAAAAAGAAAAATATCATTAAAGACCAATACCTGGTATACAAGGATTTCATGGGGTTCTCCACTTTGAAATCATTATATTACACAGCCAACTGGGCTGCCAACGGATTTATGAAATATTCTAAATTTTTTAACTGA
- a CDS encoding ExbD/TolR family protein: protein MARVKPKRHGVVTDMTAMCDVAFLLLTFFILTTQFKKPDVEQIKPPSSISEKILPDASLMTINATPDGKFYFQPVENASERLQLLDKMGQKYGLTFDNNEKAAFQKVQAIGVPMSQLKSYLDLSDEEQKNFKSPTGIPMDSTNKQLVDWVQQSLSVNPDYKLAIKGDVTTQYPKVKSLFEGLRDIDFLKFWLITSQEGKPNE, encoded by the coding sequence ATGGCGAGAGTCAAACCTAAAAGACATGGAGTAGTGACGGATATGACGGCAATGTGTGACGTTGCGTTCCTGCTGCTTACATTCTTTATCCTGACCACTCAGTTTAAAAAGCCTGACGTGGAGCAGATTAAACCGCCATCTTCAATATCAGAGAAAATACTTCCAGATGCCAGTTTGATGACCATTAACGCTACACCAGACGGGAAATTCTATTTCCAACCGGTAGAGAATGCATCAGAAAGACTACAGCTTTTAGACAAAATGGGTCAGAAATACGGACTTACTTTTGACAACAATGAAAAAGCTGCATTCCAGAAAGTACAGGCGATTGGGGTTCCTATGAGCCAGCTGAAGAGCTATCTCGATTTGTCAGATGAGGAGCAGAAAAATTTCAAGAGTCCTACTGGGATTCCTATGGATAGTACAAATAAGCAGTTAGTAGATTGGGTACAGCAGAGTCTGAGCGTTAATCCGGATTACAAGTTAGCAATCAAAGGAGACGTAACGACACAGTATCCAAAAGTAAAAAGCTTATTTGAGGGTTTAAGAGACATCGATTTTCTTAAATTTTGGTTGATTACATCACAAGAAGGTAAACCTAATGAATAA
- a CDS encoding energy transducer TonB — MADENVYNSNLTLDEIVFENRNKEYGAYDLRSQYPKLLTKSFIIGTALFLVAALSPFIYLTIQRLNAPEKQEVKADLVEVIQEDKIIEQPKEEEPPPPPPPKEEEKIEIIQNVVPEPVKAPKLETPPPPISKQLETTTGLVNQEGVKAPAYTPPPPPPSTGTRTSTAEVKPQVSDTQVYTEVEQTAEFPGGINAFRNKFQNSFDGSAMSGDEGAVKTEITFVVERDGSITDVKASGKNSDFNAEAVRTIKSIKNKWAPAKINGQAVRYRFRFPVSMNFEG; from the coding sequence ATGGCAGATGAAAATGTATACAATTCCAATCTTACTTTAGATGAAATTGTATTTGAAAATAGAAACAAGGAGTATGGTGCCTATGACCTGAGAAGTCAGTATCCTAAATTACTGACGAAATCTTTCATCATCGGGACTGCATTATTTCTCGTTGCGGCTTTGTCTCCTTTTATTTATCTTACCATTCAAAGGCTTAATGCACCTGAAAAACAGGAGGTTAAAGCTGACCTTGTAGAGGTTATCCAGGAAGATAAGATTATCGAACAGCCGAAAGAAGAAGAACCACCACCACCTCCGCCACCAAAGGAAGAGGAGAAAATTGAAATTATCCAGAACGTGGTTCCGGAGCCGGTAAAAGCTCCAAAGCTTGAAACACCTCCGCCGCCGATTTCCAAGCAGTTGGAAACGACAACGGGTCTTGTGAATCAGGAAGGGGTAAAAGCTCCGGCTTATACACCACCGCCACCGCCGCCATCCACAGGTACAAGAACTTCCACTGCGGAAGTGAAACCTCAGGTAAGCGATACTCAGGTATATACGGAGGTAGAGCAGACAGCTGAATTCCCTGGAGGAATCAATGCTTTTCGAAATAAATTTCAGAATAGTTTCGATGGTTCTGCAATGAGTGGTGATGAAGGTGCCGTTAAAACTGAAATTACTTTCGTTGTTGAAAGAGATGGAAGTATTACTGACGTTAAAGCTTCCGGAAAAAATTCAGACTTCAATGCTGAAGCGGTAAGAACGATCAAATCTATTAAAAACAAATGGGCTCCGGCTAAAATCAACGGTCAGGCAGTACGTTATAGATTTAGATTCCCCGTATCCATGAATTTTGAAGGGTAA
- a CDS encoding acyltransferase family protein produces the protein MQDITKNNFDFIRVLLAFIVFLGHLGTLSASKELAFLENSPVEIAVFAFFIVSGFLIARSYERTSTLSRYAKKRFNRIVPAYLLVVFLCAILLSMVSTYSFTAYFTNPQVYKYVLWNSLFMNFMAPYLPGVFGNGAVNGALWTLKIEMCFYIAVPLMFLLFGKNNKYRNISLTVLYFLSLVYLNYFRLTGHAELSRQIPGSLCYFIGGMLIYFNFDTFIKNKNVLFIIAMVTVWIDLIFNIRLFSPIMISIIVLYIAYSFRFLNNFGKYGDFTYGIYIFHFPIIRTFTTLGLFEHYNPFLMSLVCMLLVIAVGIASWHLYEKRFL, from the coding sequence ATGCAAGATATAACGAAAAATAATTTTGACTTTATCCGTGTTCTCCTCGCGTTTATTGTCTTCTTAGGCCACCTGGGAACGCTGAGCGCCTCAAAGGAGCTCGCTTTTCTTGAAAACAGCCCGGTTGAGATTGCCGTTTTTGCCTTCTTTATCGTCAGCGGATTTCTTATTGCCCGAAGCTATGAGAGAACGTCCACCCTCTCACGGTATGCCAAAAAAAGATTCAACAGGATTGTGCCTGCCTATCTGCTTGTCGTCTTTCTATGTGCTATTCTGCTGAGTATGGTGAGCACCTATTCCTTCACCGCATATTTCACCAACCCTCAGGTCTATAAATATGTATTGTGGAATTCCCTGTTCATGAATTTTATGGCTCCTTACCTTCCTGGCGTATTCGGCAATGGCGCCGTCAACGGGGCTTTGTGGACGCTTAAAATTGAGATGTGCTTTTATATTGCGGTCCCGCTGATGTTTTTGTTATTCGGGAAAAATAATAAATACAGGAACATCAGTCTCACTGTATTGTATTTCCTTTCCCTGGTATACCTTAATTATTTCCGTCTCACCGGACATGCAGAGCTGTCCAGGCAGATCCCCGGTTCTTTATGCTACTTTATTGGGGGAATGCTTATTTATTTCAACTTTGATACGTTCATAAAAAACAAAAATGTCCTTTTTATCATTGCCATGGTTACGGTATGGATCGACCTGATCTTCAACATCAGGCTTTTCTCCCCTATTATGATCAGTATAATCGTCCTTTATATTGCTTATTCGTTCCGTTTCCTGAACAATTTCGGGAAATACGGGGATTTTACGTACGGAATTTATATCTTTCATTTTCCTATCATCAGGACATTCACCACGCTAGGCCTTTTTGAACACTATAACCCTTTCCTGATGAGCCTTGTCTGCATGCTGCTGGTGATTGCGGTAGGAATTGCATCCTGGCACCTGTATGAAAAAAGATTTTTATAA
- the leuS gene encoding leucine--tRNA ligase — MFYDHQQIEKKWQKYWEENQTYKTSDTPEKPKFYVLDMFPYPSGAGLHVGHPLGYIASDIYARYKRHQGFNVLHPVGYDSFGLPAEQYAIQTGQHPAVTTEQNITRYEEQLRKIGFSFDWSREVRTSDPSYYKWTQWIFIQLFHSWYNKTADKAESIDTLIQHFAAKGTQGLDAQQNDVLEFTAEEWNAASEIDKEDILLNYRLAYRAETTVNWCPALGTVLANDEVKDGKSERGGYPVYQKKMMQWSMRISAYSERLLQGLDTLDWPQPLKDAQEYWIGKSQGAQVKFNVESHNETIEVFTTRPDTIFGATFMVLAPEHPLVDTITTPEQKSEVDHYIEETSKKTERDRMSDVKNVSGAFTGAYAVNPFSGKAMPVYISDYVLMGYGTGAVMAVPAHDERDHRFAKKFNLEIRKVVETDEDIQENAFDSKDSVCVNSDFLNGLSYQEAKAVIITAIEKKAIGNGTTNYRQRDAIFSRQRYWGEPVPVYYKDGMPYTLPASALPLELPEVEKYLPTEDGDPPLGNAKMFAWNEVNQKVVSTDLIDEETVFPLELSTMPGWAGSSWYFLRYMDPHDAEVFVKKELADYWGQVDLYIGGSEHATGHLLYSRFWNMFLKDRGYISHDEPFRKLINQGMILGMSAFVYRIEGTNQYVSKNLAKEYKTQQIHVDVSLLKGASDELDTEAFKTWRPDFANAEFILEDGKYITGREVEKMSKSKYNVVNPDDICQEYGADGLRLYEMFLGPLEQSKPWNTQGLSGVYGFLKKFWNLYFNGEVFEVSDEAPTKAEYKVLHTLIKKVVYDIEHFSFNTSVSSFMIAVNELQKIKCNKRNILEPLSVIISPYAPHICEELWSLLGHGTSIEFEQFPVLNEDYLVEDEIEYPVSVNGKMKFKLPLSAQLSVKEVEEMVIQDEKMQQILEGKTPKKIIVVHHRIVNIVI; from the coding sequence GTGTTTTACGATCATCAGCAGATAGAAAAAAAGTGGCAGAAATACTGGGAAGAAAACCAAACCTATAAAACTTCCGATACTCCCGAAAAACCTAAATTTTATGTTCTCGACATGTTCCCATATCCATCCGGTGCAGGGCTGCATGTAGGGCACCCGCTCGGGTATATTGCTTCGGATATTTATGCGCGGTACAAAAGGCATCAGGGATTCAATGTGCTTCATCCGGTAGGGTATGACAGTTTCGGACTGCCTGCTGAACAGTATGCGATCCAGACCGGGCAGCATCCGGCTGTGACTACAGAGCAGAATATTACGCGCTATGAAGAACAGCTGAGAAAGATCGGTTTTTCTTTTGACTGGAGCAGGGAAGTGCGAACTTCGGACCCTTCCTATTATAAATGGACCCAGTGGATTTTCATCCAGCTGTTCCACTCATGGTACAATAAAACTGCGGATAAGGCAGAATCAATCGATACGCTGATACAACATTTTGCCGCAAAAGGTACCCAGGGACTGGATGCCCAGCAAAATGACGTACTTGAATTCACTGCAGAGGAATGGAATGCGGCCTCTGAAATAGATAAAGAAGATATCCTGCTTAATTACCGTCTGGCCTATAGAGCGGAAACCACGGTCAACTGGTGCCCTGCACTGGGAACAGTCCTGGCCAATGATGAGGTGAAAGACGGAAAATCTGAAAGAGGCGGATATCCAGTGTACCAGAAAAAGATGATGCAGTGGAGCATGCGGATTTCTGCTTATTCAGAAAGGCTGTTGCAGGGACTGGATACTCTCGATTGGCCGCAGCCGCTGAAAGATGCCCAGGAATACTGGATCGGAAAATCACAGGGTGCCCAGGTGAAATTCAATGTGGAAAGCCATAACGAAACGATTGAAGTGTTCACGACAAGGCCGGATACGATTTTCGGGGCGACATTTATGGTGCTGGCTCCCGAACATCCTTTAGTGGATACCATTACTACTCCCGAGCAAAAGTCGGAAGTCGATCATTATATAGAGGAAACATCCAAGAAAACGGAAAGAGACAGGATGTCTGATGTGAAAAACGTGAGCGGCGCCTTTACAGGAGCATATGCTGTAAATCCGTTCAGCGGCAAGGCAATGCCGGTCTATATTTCAGACTACGTTTTAATGGGCTACGGAACAGGAGCCGTAATGGCAGTACCGGCTCATGATGAGCGTGACCACAGGTTTGCTAAGAAATTCAACCTGGAAATCAGAAAGGTTGTGGAGACGGATGAAGACATCCAGGAAAATGCCTTCGATTCTAAGGATTCCGTTTGTGTAAACTCTGATTTCTTAAACGGATTGAGCTATCAGGAAGCCAAAGCCGTCATCATTACTGCGATTGAGAAAAAAGCTATCGGAAACGGAACAACCAATTACCGCCAGAGGGATGCCATTTTCTCAAGGCAAAGATATTGGGGTGAACCGGTTCCTGTATATTATAAGGATGGAATGCCGTACACATTACCGGCCTCTGCATTGCCTCTTGAACTTCCGGAAGTGGAGAAATACCTTCCTACGGAAGATGGTGATCCGCCTTTGGGTAACGCAAAAATGTTTGCGTGGAATGAGGTGAACCAGAAAGTAGTCTCTACGGACCTTATTGATGAAGAGACGGTTTTCCCGCTGGAATTATCCACCATGCCGGGCTGGGCAGGAAGCTCATGGTATTTCCTACGGTATATGGACCCGCACGATGCTGAAGTTTTCGTTAAAAAGGAACTGGCTGACTACTGGGGACAGGTAGACCTGTATATCGGAGGGAGCGAGCATGCTACAGGCCACCTGCTGTATTCCCGTTTCTGGAACATGTTCTTAAAAGACAGGGGATATATCAGCCATGACGAACCTTTCCGGAAGCTGATCAACCAGGGGATGATTCTCGGGATGAGTGCTTTTGTGTACAGGATTGAAGGGACGAACCAATATGTTTCCAAAAATTTAGCAAAAGAGTATAAGACCCAGCAGATCCACGTAGATGTATCCTTATTAAAGGGAGCATCGGATGAACTGGATACTGAAGCATTCAAAACCTGGAGGCCTGACTTTGCCAATGCGGAATTTATCCTGGAAGACGGAAAATACATCACTGGCCGCGAAGTAGAGAAAATGTCCAAATCCAAATATAATGTAGTGAATCCGGATGATATCTGCCAGGAATACGGGGCAGACGGACTGAGACTGTATGAAATGTTCCTGGGACCTTTGGAACAATCCAAGCCATGGAATACACAAGGACTAAGCGGAGTGTACGGTTTTCTGAAAAAATTCTGGAATTTATATTTTAATGGCGAAGTTTTTGAAGTGTCCGATGAGGCTCCGACAAAAGCGGAATATAAAGTCCTGCATACCCTGATAAAAAAGGTGGTGTATGATATCGAACATTTTTCATTCAATACTTCGGTATCGTCCTTTATGATTGCGGTTAATGAGCTTCAAAAAATAAAATGCAATAAACGCAATATTTTAGAACCGTTGTCCGTTATCATTTCTCCATATGCGCCGCACATCTGTGAAGAGCTCTGGAGCCTGCTGGGACACGGTACTTCCATCGAGTTTGAACAATTCCCGGTGCTGAATGAAGACTATCTGGTAGAGGACGAAATCGAATATCCGGTAAGCGTTAACGGGAAAATGAAATTCAAATTGCCGTTATCTGCCCAGCTATCGGTGAAAGAAGTGGAGGAAATGGTGATTCAGGATGAAAAAATGCAGCAGATCCTGGAGGGGAAAACCCCTAAAAAGATCATTGTAGTGCATCACCGGATCGTTAATATAGTAATTTAA
- a CDS encoding DUF308 domain-containing protein — MFNWLSLVTGIFYIVLGIVVMVYKFFFTILDPTVAYPLGGLLIIYGIFRIFRAVTRIKKSKDEE, encoded by the coding sequence ATGTTCAACTGGTTGTCCCTGGTAACAGGAATATTTTATATCGTTCTCGGGATTGTAGTCATGGTCTACAAATTCTTCTTCACTATCTTAGACCCTACCGTTGCCTACCCTTTGGGAGGGCTGCTGATTATTTACGGAATTTTCAGAATTTTCCGGGCTGTTACAAGAATCAAGAAATCAAAAGATGAAGAATAG
- a CDS encoding ExbD/TolR family protein — MAEVQVQEKGAKGGKVRSKKQSTRVDMTPMVDLGFLLITFFMFTTTFSKPNVMDLGLPAKPKDETKKPPPTEIKLSNSISLLLGKDNRIFWHQQDNTSLTDQNLNETTFDRDGIRKVIEQAKANAADKTKFTVIIKPTDDAVYKNFVDILDEMAITKSEQYGVTDLKPWEKAIYDKKVGNTGAAAAATK, encoded by the coding sequence ATGGCAGAAGTACAAGTACAGGAAAAAGGCGCCAAAGGCGGCAAGGTACGTTCCAAGAAACAGAGTACCAGAGTCGATATGACTCCGATGGTGGACTTGGGTTTTCTATTGATTACCTTCTTTATGTTTACAACGACATTCTCTAAACCGAATGTAATGGATTTAGGTCTTCCGGCAAAACCGAAAGATGAAACCAAAAAACCACCCCCGACAGAAATTAAACTTTCAAATTCCATCTCTTTATTGTTAGGTAAGGACAACAGGATTTTCTGGCACCAGCAGGATAATACTTCCTTGACGGATCAGAACCTTAATGAAACTACCTTCGACAGAGACGGAATCAGAAAAGTGATTGAGCAGGCAAAAGCCAATGCAGCTGATAAAACGAAATTTACCGTTATTATCAAGCCGACTGACGATGCCGTATATAAGAACTTTGTAGATATTCTTGATGAAATGGCCATTACCAAAAGCGAACAGTACGGTGTGACTGATCTTAAGCCTTGGGAAAAAGCTATTTACGACAAGAAAGTGGGTAACACAGGAGCTGCAGCAGCTGCTACAAAGTAA